The window CGAGGACGGTCATCCGGTCACCGCCGTGGGCGCGCCCGGCGGACGGCACAACGGTGCGGCGTCCGGGGTATCAGGAGGGGTGGTGGGCACGGGAGGGTTCCTTTCACCGTCGTACGGGGGCGGGGAGGGCGCGGTCGCCCTCGGGAACCACCGTCGCAGGGATGGAGGACAGGATCTGTCCTCCACTCCGGGCAGCATGGCCCCATGCCGAAGACCTCAGCCCGCCTGCTCGCGCTGCTGTCCCTGCTGCAGGCCCGGCGCGACTGGCCGGGCGCCCTGCTCGCGGAGCGCCTGGACATCAGCCCGCGCACCGTGCGCCGCGACATCGACCGCCTGCGCGAACTCGGCTACCCCGTCGCCGCCTTCAAGGGCCCGGAGGGCGGGTACCGGCTCGAAGCCGGCACCGTTCTCCCCCCGCTCCTGTTCGACGACGAGCAGGCCGTCGCACTGGCCCTCGCCCTCCAGGTCGTCACCGCGAGCGGCGCCGGGGTCGGGGAAGCCGCCGCGCGCGCCCTCGCGACCGTCCGGCAGGTCATGCCCGCCCGGCTCCGCGATCGCGTCGGCACCCTTCGGGTGACCACGGTGCGACAGCTCGCCGCCGGACAGGGCGCGCAGGCGGGCGGCGCCACTCTCATGGCGCTCGGCGGCGCCGTCCACGCCCGCGAGGAACTGCGCTTCGACTACGCCTCGCCGGACGACGCGGGACCCGACCGCCCGCCCAGGCGGGTCCAGCCCCACCACCTCGTCACCCACGCCGGACGCTGGTACCTCGTCGCCTGGGACCTCGACCGCGAGGACTGGCGCACCTTCCGCGCCGACCGGATCACCCCGCGCGTCCCCACGGGCCCCCGCTTCACGCCGCGCGAGGTCCCCGGAGGTGACGTGGCGGCCTTCGTGGCCGGCCGGTTCCGCGGCTCGGGGCCGCTCGGCGACTGGCCCTGCCGCGGCGTGGTCGTCCTGCGCACGTCCGCCGCCACCGTCCTGCCGTACGCCGACGACGCGATCGTCGAGGAACTCGGCCCGGACCGCTGCCGGGTCGTCATGGGCGCCTGGTCGTGGCCCGCGCTGGCCGCCGCCCTCGGCCGCTTCGACGCGGACGTCGAGGTCATCGGCCCGCCGCAACTGAAGGACGCCTTCGCGCACCTGGCGCGCCGCTACGCCGAGGCGGCCTCTCCCGGCCCGGCCCTCAAGGGAGCCATCGGGTGACGGCGGGGCCGGGGCAGGGGGCCGACGTCAGGAAGCGCCGCTTGCGGCGGTGCGCCCCGTGGCGGAGGCGAACCCCAGCCAGGTGTGCCGGTTGCCGGCCCAGCACCAGCCGATCTTGGGAGCGTCGCGGCGCTCCCGCCCGTCCCTCCCCGTGCCGTTGCTGATCCAGACGGCCGGAGTACGGGCGTCCAGCGCGCCGTTCGCCTTGCGCAGCCGCGAACCGATCGTCATGAAGCAGTGGTTGCGCTCCAGGACGGCGGGCTGCTGAAGCACCCACTGGATGCCCTCGGAGAGCAGCAGCGGCGACCGGCCCTCTCCGGCGAGGGCCGGCAGCGCCTCGTCCGGACTCCAGTCGGCCATGGAATCGCCCCGGTCGAGGCCGGTGACGACGTAGAACGGCGTGTCCGGCAGCTCGACGGTGTCCAGTGGCGCGAAGAGATCGACGTCGGCCATGTCGGTGACGACGAACCCGGGCCTGCCGTCACGGTCGAGGAGCGGCGCCAGGTGCGACGCCGGAACCCGGTCCGGGTGCACGGCCAGCAGGGCGCCGTCGTCCGCCCCGTCGGCGTCCGCCGCCCACGCGCGCAGCCCGGCGGCGTCGATGCCCGCCCTCTCGTGCACACCGAGCCGGATCAGCCGGTCGGCCTGGCCGGCGAGGGACGGAAGGGTCATGGGGGCGACAAGGGGTGCGGGTTCGGTCAAGGCAATCCCTCACTTCACGGATGCGGGGCAGCGGGCCCGGGGTGAACGAGGCACCCCGCCGGAACGTTCCCGGACCCGCCGCCCGCACCCCGAGCAACCCCGGCAGGCCGACCACGCCCGCCACGCGGTCCCGCGCCCGGCACACTCCCGGCGGGCTCACCACGCCCCTCTACGCGCTGTCCCACGCCCCCGCCCGTCCGGACGTCAGCGCCCGAGCTTCTGCGCGACCTCCGTGGCCCAGTACGTCAGGATCATCCGCGCACCCGCACGCCGGATACCGGTCAGGCTCTCCAGGATCGCCGCGTCCCGGTCGATCCAGCCCTTCTCCGCGGCGGCCTCGATCATGGAGTACTCGCCGCTGATCTGGTACGCCGCGACCGGCACGTCGACCGCGTCGGCGACCTTGGCGAGGACGTCCAGGTACGGTCCGGCGGGCTTGACCATGACCATGTCGGCGCCCTCCTCCAGGTCGAGCGCCAGCTCGCGCAGCGACTCGCGGAGGTTCGCGGGGTCCTGCTGGTACGTCTTGCGGTCGCCCCGCAGCGAGGAGCCCACGGCCTCGCGGAAGGGACCGTAGAAGGCCGAGGAGTACTTCGCGGTGTAGGCGAGGATCGACACGTCCTCGTGGCCCGTCTGGTCCAGCGCGTCACGGACGACACCGACCTGGCCGTCCATCATGCCGCTGGGGCCCACCACATGGGCGCCCGCGTCGGCCTGCACCTGGGCCATCTCGGCGT is drawn from Streptomyces sp. NBC_00178 and contains these coding sequences:
- a CDS encoding helix-turn-helix transcriptional regulator; translated protein: MPKTSARLLALLSLLQARRDWPGALLAERLDISPRTVRRDIDRLRELGYPVAAFKGPEGGYRLEAGTVLPPLLFDDEQAVALALALQVVTASGAGVGEAAARALATVRQVMPARLRDRVGTLRVTTVRQLAAGQGAQAGGATLMALGGAVHAREELRFDYASPDDAGPDRPPRRVQPHHLVTHAGRWYLVAWDLDREDWRTFRADRITPRVPTGPRFTPREVPGGDVAAFVAGRFRGSGPLGDWPCRGVVVLRTSAATVLPYADDAIVEELGPDRCRVVMGAWSWPALAAALGRFDADVEVIGPPQLKDAFAHLARRYAEAASPGPALKGAIG
- a CDS encoding DUF5701 family protein gives rise to the protein MTLPSLAGQADRLIRLGVHERAGIDAAGLRAWAADADGADDGALLAVHPDRVPASHLAPLLDRDGRPGFVVTDMADVDLFAPLDTVELPDTPFYVVTGLDRGDSMADWSPDEALPALAGEGRSPLLLSEGIQWVLQQPAVLERNHCFMTIGSRLRKANGALDARTPAVWISNGTGRDGRERRDAPKIGWCWAGNRHTWLGFASATGRTAASGAS
- the hemB gene encoding porphobilinogen synthase, whose translation is MTDYGNFPGSRPRRLRTTPVMRRMVAETRLDPANLILPAFVREGIDAPVAISAMPGVQQHTLDTLRKAAVDAVTAGVSGIMLFGVPLDEKKDGRGTAGTDPDGILQVALRAVRQEVGDDLVIMSDLCLDEYTDHGHCGVLTEDGRVDNDATLERYAEMAQVQADAGAHVVGPSGMMDGQVGVVRDALDQTGHEDVSILAYTAKYSSAFYGPFREAVGSSLRGDRKTYQQDPANLRESLRELALDLEEGADMVMVKPAGPYLDVLAKVADAVDVPVAAYQISGEYSMIEAAAEKGWIDRDAAILESLTGIRRAGARMILTYWATEVAQKLGR